In one Haloplanus salinus genomic region, the following are encoded:
- a CDS encoding aldo/keto reductase, producing MSDDIVTVRGVEVPAVGLGTWRLRGDDCRRAVETALELGYRHVDTAQAYGNERRVGAAIRSSAVDRDDVFLTTKLDGGSRKNGAVQRSVRESLDRLGTDYLDMLLIHWPNDKPPFSPVRLPGGPPLAETLTAMNELVDEGLVRHVGVSNFDVRRLDEARRLSEAPIVTNQVQFHPYWDQRDLLSYCRRNDVLLTAYSPLCHGGVLDDDVLRELGRRYGKTAAQVAIRWAIQHEGVVAIPKATSRDHLAANVDVFDFELTEAEMERIHRPSKLRTFTGFARSRLPV from the coding sequence ATGAGTGACGACATCGTGACCGTCCGGGGCGTCGAAGTGCCGGCGGTCGGGCTCGGGACGTGGCGCCTCCGTGGCGACGACTGTCGACGGGCGGTCGAGACGGCGCTCGAACTGGGCTATCGCCACGTCGACACCGCACAGGCCTACGGCAACGAGCGACGGGTCGGCGCGGCCATCCGGTCGAGTGCGGTCGACCGCGACGACGTCTTTCTCACGACGAAACTCGACGGCGGAAGCCGGAAGAACGGGGCGGTCCAGCGCTCGGTTCGGGAGAGCCTCGACCGACTGGGCACGGACTACCTCGACATGCTCCTGATCCACTGGCCCAACGACAAGCCGCCGTTCTCGCCGGTACGCCTCCCCGGTGGGCCGCCGCTGGCCGAGACGTTGACGGCGATGAACGAACTCGTCGACGAGGGGCTGGTCCGGCACGTCGGCGTCTCGAACTTCGACGTGCGCCGCCTCGACGAAGCGCGGCGGCTGTCGGAGGCACCCATCGTCACGAACCAGGTTCAGTTCCACCCCTACTGGGACCAGCGGGACCTCCTGTCGTACTGCCGGCGCAACGACGTACTCCTGACGGCGTACAGTCCGCTGTGTCACGGGGGCGTCCTCGACGACGACGTGCTCCGCGAGCTCGGCCGGCGCTACGGGAAGACGGCAGCACAGGTAGCGATTCGGTGGGCGATCCAACACGAGGGGGTCGTGGCCATCCCGAAGGCGACGAGCCGCGACCACCTCGCCGCGAACGTCGACGTGTTCGACTTCGAGTTGACCGAGGCGGAGATGGAGCGGATTCACCGGCCGTCGAAGCTCCGGACGTTCACGGGGTTCGCGCGTTCTCGGTTGCCGGTGTGA
- a CDS encoding NADH dehydrogenase subunit yields MSLAQLDGMTVPNIATTLRDAGVAGAGGAGFPTHAKWRRLDDVDHLLVNHQESEPIYYMDRWLGKERAHAYAALFDALLRSAFETVVVTPKLKHRGWTRALEAATDATVYFPEDLPVDADDESGVVFAYTDDEYKYGMESILLNVVAGTVVRGDDLPMDHGWIVQNTETLWNVYRALDRDIPTTRTYVHVGGNVPEHRFLDVPIGTPAADLLDAAGRPIGSLSDAEVLLHGGPGWSFRTDGTPAEFRVSKRTNAILVLDADTVAANTYGDGRIEVLDAHDWDDAHETTPTTLDPDAVGVPLASNPAIGPVEPADPLVSPGDRVKHRETIATPADGISNAHHAPIDGIVTDVTERRVDIRFDVCPV; encoded by the coding sequence ATGAGTCTCGCGCAACTCGACGGCATGACGGTGCCGAACATCGCCACGACGCTCCGCGATGCCGGCGTCGCGGGGGCGGGTGGAGCCGGATTCCCGACCCACGCGAAGTGGCGACGCCTCGACGACGTCGACCACTTGCTGGTCAACCACCAGGAGAGCGAGCCGATCTACTACATGGATCGGTGGCTCGGGAAGGAGCGAGCACACGCGTACGCCGCGCTCTTCGACGCGTTACTCCGATCGGCGTTCGAGACGGTCGTCGTGACGCCCAAGTTGAAGCATCGCGGCTGGACGCGGGCGCTGGAGGCGGCGACGGACGCGACGGTCTACTTCCCCGAGGATCTCCCCGTCGACGCCGACGACGAGTCGGGGGTCGTGTTCGCGTACACCGACGACGAGTACAAGTACGGCATGGAGAGCATCCTCCTGAACGTCGTCGCGGGGACCGTCGTCCGCGGCGACGACCTCCCGATGGACCACGGCTGGATCGTCCAGAACACCGAGACGCTCTGGAACGTCTACCGGGCGCTCGACCGTGACATCCCGACGACGCGGACGTACGTCCACGTCGGGGGCAACGTCCCCGAGCACCGCTTTCTCGACGTGCCGATCGGCACGCCCGCCGCCGACCTCCTCGACGCGGCCGGGCGCCCCATCGGCTCCCTCTCGGACGCCGAGGTGCTCCTCCACGGCGGCCCGGGGTGGTCGTTCCGGACCGACGGCACGCCCGCCGAGTTCCGGGTCTCGAAGCGGACGAACGCCATCCTCGTCCTCGACGCCGACACCGTCGCGGCGAACACCTACGGCGACGGACGGATCGAGGTGCTCGACGCCCACGACTGGGACGACGCCCACGAGACGACGCCGACGACGCTCGATCCGGACGCGGTCGGCGTCCCGCTCGCGTCCAACCCGGCGATCGGTCCCGTCGAACCCGCCGACCCGCTGGTGTCGCCGGGCGACCGCGTCAAACACCGGGAGACGATTGCCACCCCCGCCGACGGTATCAGTAACGCCCACCACGCGCCCATCGACGGCATCGTGACCGACGTGACCGAGCGGCGGGTCGACATCCGGTTCGACGTCTGTCCGGTATGA
- a CDS encoding MOSC domain-containing protein, which produces MARVTDVFVADAGSEPMRSVDSVEAVSGGLRGDRYCEGRGHYTPFDVCEVTLIAREDIEYIDEELGPSLAAGEHRRNIVTEGVDLHDLLDHRFRVGAATLSGTRPRPPCAHVEELAEEEGVARALGDGRGGICADVLDPGAIAVGDAVVDLGSTDRTDDIVARLRSED; this is translated from the coding sequence ATGGCGCGAGTCACGGACGTCTTCGTCGCGGACGCGGGGTCGGAGCCGATGCGGTCGGTCGACAGCGTCGAGGCCGTCTCGGGCGGCCTCCGCGGCGACCGGTACTGCGAGGGTCGAGGCCACTACACCCCTTTCGACGTCTGCGAGGTGACGCTGATCGCCCGCGAGGATATCGAATACATCGACGAGGAACTCGGCCCGTCGCTCGCGGCCGGCGAGCACCGCCGCAACATCGTCACCGAGGGCGTCGACCTGCACGACCTGCTCGACCACCGCTTCCGGGTCGGGGCGGCGACGCTTTCCGGAACCCGGCCCCGACCGCCCTGTGCGCACGTCGAGGAACTCGCCGAGGAGGAGGGGGTCGCCCGCGCCCTCGGCGACGGACGGGGTGGCATCTGTGCGGACGTACTCGATCCCGGAGCGATCGCCGTCGGCGACGCGGTGGTCGATCTCGGCTCGACCGACCGCACCGACGACATCGTCGCGCGGTTGCGGTCGGAGGACTAG
- a CDS encoding rubrerythrin family protein: MDGDTLVETVRDRMATELDRLGSEKALVATTEARLDRERVLAATLAAERRAAATFEAWVDDESNAGAREAFARVAATERDHAARVSALLDDAPADADPDADPVHAHLRGLDATPERVAAGLVARPLVSSRSLLQVINFFINEADEAAADTIRTFRSETDALVDDGAALLDDCCTDADDWDRAVDAAAETVRVAYDEYAETLRGMGVDPAPVC, encoded by the coding sequence ATGGACGGCGACACACTCGTCGAGACGGTTCGGGATCGCATGGCGACGGAACTCGACCGCCTCGGCTCGGAGAAGGCGCTCGTGGCGACGACCGAGGCACGGCTCGACCGCGAGCGCGTTTTGGCCGCGACGCTCGCCGCCGAGCGCCGCGCCGCCGCGACGTTCGAGGCGTGGGTCGACGACGAGTCAAACGCCGGCGCGCGCGAGGCGTTCGCGCGGGTCGCGGCGACGGAGCGCGACCACGCGGCGCGCGTCTCCGCGCTGCTGGACGACGCCCCGGCCGACGCCGATCCGGACGCCGACCCCGTGCACGCCCATCTCCGCGGCCTCGACGCAACGCCCGAACGCGTCGCCGCCGGTCTCGTCGCCCGCCCGCTCGTGAGTTCCCGCTCGCTCCTCCAGGTCATCAACTTCTTCATCAACGAGGCCGACGAAGCCGCCGCCGACACGATCCGCACGTTCCGGTCGGAGACCGACGCCCTCGTCGACGACGGGGCGGCGCTCCTCGACGACTGCTGTACGGACGCGGACGACTGGGACCGGGCCGTCGACGCCGCCGCCGAGACGGTTCGCGTCGCCTACGACGAGTACGCGGAGACGCTGCGTGGGATGGGCGTCGACCCCGCGCCGGTCTGCTAG
- a CDS encoding MBL fold metallo-hydrolase, whose translation MAADTDHAGSITAATLRRRLADGEPMTLLDVRDRNEVERWRIEAPSSHHVPYVKFVAAGVTGDVADLLPEDVQEPVVAVCPHGEASAEVADQLAAAGVDAENLAGGMTAWARLYDRTEIASTDGATIYQYRRPASGCLGYAVVADGEMAVVDPLRSFADRYVADAAELGATLTYAVDTHVHADHVSGVRALATRGATPVLPAAAVTDRDVADGGDFETIADGDELVVGGAALSAVALPGHTTEMTGIRVGGTLLTGDSLFLDGVARPDLQEDADDAAQARTLYATLAERLREFPDDTLVAPGHTDAGVEDGPEVARLGDLRKRLPVFGMGEAEFVERVTRVGAEPANAERIVAINCGREAADDEEAFELELGPNNCAAGG comes from the coding sequence ATGGCCGCCGACACCGACCACGCGGGAAGCATCACCGCCGCGACGCTCCGCCGCCGCCTCGCCGACGGCGAGCCGATGACCCTGCTCGACGTGCGCGACCGGAACGAAGTCGAACGCTGGCGGATCGAGGCGCCGTCCTCTCACCACGTTCCCTACGTGAAGTTCGTCGCCGCCGGCGTCACCGGGGACGTTGCCGACCTCCTCCCCGAGGACGTGCAGGAACCCGTCGTCGCCGTCTGTCCCCACGGCGAGGCGAGCGCCGAGGTGGCCGACCAGCTCGCCGCTGCCGGCGTCGACGCCGAGAACCTCGCGGGGGGGATGACGGCGTGGGCACGGCTGTACGACCGGACCGAAATCGCCTCGACCGACGGTGCGACGATCTATCAGTACCGCCGGCCCGCGAGCGGCTGTCTCGGCTACGCCGTCGTCGCCGACGGCGAGATGGCGGTGGTCGACCCCTTGCGGTCCTTCGCCGACCGCTACGTCGCCGACGCGGCCGAACTGGGTGCGACGCTCACCTACGCCGTCGATACGCACGTCCACGCCGACCACGTGAGCGGCGTGCGGGCGCTCGCGACCCGGGGCGCGACGCCGGTCCTGCCGGCCGCGGCGGTGACCGACCGCGACGTGGCCGACGGGGGCGACTTCGAGACGATAGCGGACGGCGACGAACTCGTGGTCGGGGGGGCGGCGCTTTCGGCCGTGGCGCTTCCCGGCCACACGACGGAGATGACGGGGATTCGGGTGGGCGGGACGCTCCTCACGGGCGACAGCCTCTTTCTCGACGGCGTCGCCCGGCCCGACCTGCAGGAAGACGCCGACGACGCCGCGCAGGCGCGAACGCTGTATGCGACGCTGGCCGAGCGGCTTCGCGAGTTCCCCGACGACACGCTCGTCGCGCCGGGACACACCGACGCGGGCGTCGAGGACGGCCCCGAGGTGGCCCGTCTCGGCGACCTCCGGAAGCGACTGCCGGTCTTCGGGATGGGGGAAGCCGAGTTCGTCGAACGCGTAACCCGCGTGGGCGCCGAACCGGCCAACGCCGAGCGTATCGTCGCCATCAACTGCGGGCGGGAAGCGGCCGACGACGAGGAAGCGTTCGAACTGGAGTTGGGGCCGAACAACTGCGCGGCGGGCGGGTGA
- a CDS encoding isocitrate/isopropylmalate dehydrogenase family protein: MYDVAVIPGDGIGNEVVEAVEPLLVDVADAHGVSIETTWFDWGSQRYLDEGALMPDDGLDRLEDFDAILLGAVGHPDVPDHVTLRGLRLPITKGFQQHVCKRPAYLFEGVRSPLRGYEGGDIDFVVYRQNTEGEYADVGGREHRGFDNEVAVQASVFTREGTEKLLRPAFEAASERSGHLTNVTKSNAQAHGMVFWDDMVAEVSEDYPDVEVERLLVDAASMDMVRRPDEFDVLVASNLFGDILTDIGGGVMGSLGLAPSTNIDPDGTYPSMFEPVHGSAFDIMGEGIANPLGTVLSASLMFEHLGEDAVAEALWAGVAEQLADADAPRTADIGGSARTVAVTDDLRDRLV, from the coding sequence ATGTACGACGTCGCGGTCATCCCGGGCGACGGCATCGGGAACGAAGTCGTGGAGGCGGTCGAACCCCTGCTGGTCGACGTGGCGGACGCACACGGCGTGAGCATCGAGACGACGTGGTTCGACTGGGGGAGCCAGCGCTACCTCGACGAGGGGGCGCTCATGCCCGACGACGGGCTGGACCGGCTGGAGGACTTCGACGCCATCCTGCTGGGCGCCGTTGGCCACCCCGACGTCCCGGACCACGTCACCCTGCGTGGCCTCCGCCTTCCGATCACCAAAGGGTTCCAGCAGCACGTCTGTAAGCGGCCCGCGTATCTCTTCGAGGGCGTGCGAAGTCCCCTGCGGGGCTACGAGGGCGGCGACATCGACTTCGTCGTCTACCGGCAGAACACGGAGGGGGAGTACGCCGACGTCGGCGGCCGCGAACACCGTGGCTTCGACAACGAGGTGGCGGTGCAGGCGTCGGTGTTTACCCGCGAAGGAACGGAGAAACTGCTTCGACCGGCGTTCGAGGCGGCGAGCGAGCGCTCGGGCCACCTGACGAACGTCACGAAGTCCAACGCCCAAGCCCACGGCATGGTCTTCTGGGACGACATGGTCGCGGAGGTGAGCGAGGACTACCCCGACGTGGAGGTGGAACGGCTCCTCGTCGACGCCGCGAGCATGGACATGGTGCGTCGTCCGGACGAGTTCGACGTGCTGGTGGCGTCGAACCTCTTCGGCGACATCCTCACCGACATCGGCGGCGGGGTCATGGGCAGCCTCGGCCTCGCGCCGTCGACGAACATCGACCCCGACGGCACCTACCCGTCGATGTTCGAACCGGTCCACGGCAGCGCCTTCGACATCATGGGCGAAGGCATCGCCAACCCGCTCGGTACCGTCCTCTCGGCGTCACTCATGTTCGAGCACCTCGGGGAGGACGCCGTGGCCGAGGCGCTGTGGGCGGGCGTCGCCGAGCAGTTGGCCGACGCCGATGCGCCGCGAACGGCCGACATCGGCGGGAGCGCGCGGACGGTAGCCGTGACCGACGACCTGCGCGACCGACTCGTTTAG
- a CDS encoding potassium channel family protein, whose protein sequence is MPLRTRRTVYYLALVVATTLLFTLLYNVGMATWEGRPQPLYRSLEVVIQSFTTTGYGEDAPWRTPQMNLLAIAMQLAGIGLILTAVDVFAVPWLRDALTPSAPVSAPDLRSHVIVCEHTPRTDAFVAELDARGRAYVLVESDETTAATLHEDGYRVVHGDPESTDVLRAAGIGSARAVVADAADDTNASIALSARDARADVRVITLVEDASLARYHRAAGADDVLSPRQLLGESLARQVPTTVTADVADGIEIGDADDDFELVELTVAADSDLHGKTFGEARLRERFGVNVIGAWFDGDFETPVEMNERLVARTRLLVAGESGGIEALQTATASTVRQFGPQRIVVAGYGDSGRAAAAALDDSGAELTVLDVAAAPDVDVVGDARDPETLDAAGIESASALIVAVGDDTTAIFVTLIARELNPDLHVVVRANEEDDVQKLYRAGGDYVQSLATISGRMLASTVFEDEEVLAYDKGINVVRLPAGTLVGNTIAGERVRTETGCTVVAVVRDGETITEIDPQAFTLETGDEVVIAGTDEATTRFERRFGV, encoded by the coding sequence ATGCCGCTTCGCACGCGCCGGACCGTCTACTATCTCGCGCTGGTGGTGGCGACGACCCTGTTGTTCACCCTCCTGTACAACGTCGGGATGGCGACCTGGGAGGGTCGGCCCCAGCCACTGTATCGCTCGCTCGAAGTCGTGATCCAGAGTTTCACCACCACCGGCTACGGCGAGGACGCGCCGTGGCGGACGCCACAGATGAACCTCCTCGCCATCGCGATGCAACTGGCGGGCATCGGCCTCATCCTCACCGCCGTCGACGTGTTCGCAGTGCCGTGGCTTCGCGACGCGCTCACGCCGAGTGCCCCGGTGTCGGCGCCGGACCTCCGGAGCCACGTCATCGTCTGCGAACACACGCCGCGGACGGACGCGTTCGTCGCGGAACTCGACGCCCGCGGCCGGGCGTACGTCCTCGTCGAGAGCGACGAGACGACGGCGGCCACCCTCCACGAGGACGGCTACCGCGTCGTCCACGGCGACCCCGAGTCGACCGACGTACTCCGGGCGGCGGGCATCGGGTCGGCGCGGGCCGTCGTCGCCGACGCCGCCGACGACACGAACGCGAGCATCGCGCTCTCGGCGCGGGACGCCAGAGCGGACGTGCGCGTGATCACGCTGGTCGAGGACGCGTCACTCGCCCGCTACCACCGGGCCGCGGGGGCGGACGACGTGCTCTCGCCCAGACAGCTGTTGGGCGAGAGCCTGGCGCGGCAAGTGCCGACGACCGTGACGGCCGACGTGGCCGACGGCATCGAAATCGGCGACGCGGACGACGACTTCGAACTCGTCGAACTCACCGTGGCGGCGGACAGCGACCTCCACGGGAAGACGTTCGGCGAGGCGCGCCTGCGCGAGCGGTTCGGCGTGAACGTGATCGGCGCGTGGTTCGACGGCGACTTCGAGACGCCGGTCGAGATGAACGAACGGCTGGTGGCGCGGACGCGCCTCCTCGTGGCGGGCGAGTCGGGAGGGATCGAGGCGCTTCAGACGGCGACCGCCTCCACGGTCCGGCAGTTCGGGCCACAACGGATCGTCGTCGCGGGCTACGGCGACTCCGGACGCGCCGCGGCGGCCGCACTCGACGACTCCGGGGCGGAGCTGACCGTCCTCGACGTCGCAGCGGCTCCGGACGTCGACGTGGTGGGCGACGCGCGCGACCCCGAAACGCTCGACGCGGCAGGCATCGAGTCGGCGTCGGCGCTGATCGTCGCCGTCGGCGACGACACGACGGCCATCTTCGTGACGCTCATCGCCCGCGAGTTGAATCCGGACCTCCACGTCGTCGTGCGGGCGAACGAGGAGGACGACGTCCAGAAACTGTACCGCGCCGGCGGCGACTACGTGCAGTCGCTGGCGACGATCAGCGGTCGGATGCTCGCCTCGACCGTCTTCGAGGACGAGGAGGTGCTCGCGTACGACAAGGGAATCAACGTCGTTCGCCTCCCAGCGGGAACGCTGGTGGGAAACACCATCGCCGGCGAGCGGGTGCGGACCGAAACTGGCTGTACCGTCGTCGCCGTCGTCAGGGACGGCGAGACGATCACCGAGATCGACCCCCAGGCGTTCACGCTAGAGACGGGCGACGAGGTGGTCATCGCCGGCACCGACGAGGCGACCACGCGGTTCGAGCGACGGTTCGGCGTCTAG
- a CDS encoding PAS domain S-box protein encodes MSIRRVLYVGAEGREGVAGRLADADVEGRTAATAAEALDRLAATSVDCVVASSPLPDADGIDFLERVRSGHPHLPFVLAPTDGSEGLASAAIGAGVTDYVAADGDRERLAEAVVNAIESGRERRTERVADLVRTSQSALVRARTVEDIDEKVCTAIDDTEPYAFAWIGAYDGTDGQVTPRSSAGVEVDCLETIDLTADGSRTNRGPAERAVESRSVETVRDVSTTPESEPWRDAVLERSYRSSAAVPLLHGDRLHGVLNVYADRTAAFDAGERALLSDLGETIGHAYHRVRMQELYDSQYRQLFEEAPVMVALTRDGDDGPAIEDCNRRFAAKLEWTRDDLRGRPLADVYTDEASRKLIDEDGYERALAGEFVTTERTLRTRGGDRLETLLQATPRRNTDGDVVGTNALFVDLTERKRAAEVLDQAEAMEASIDGIGIIDETGVFVYANRAHADIYGYEDADAFVGSSWRMLYDADEIERFDDEVMPAVRAGEEWRGEATGVRADGSTFPQDLSLTPLSDGGYVCVVRDITERKQYERRLEGQRDNLEILNQVVRHDIRNDLQVVVGYATILREFVDDEGGDHLEQLIASGRDAVEITKTAADVAEVMLSATAETKPVGLRYVLTDRIDEVGAAHADAILTTEGTVPDVTVPADDMLGSAFKNLLTNAIVHNDGPVKRVTVSVAVADDAVVVRVADNGPGIPDTRKDAIFEDGEKGLDSEGTGLGLYLVETLVDRYGGDVWVEDNEPSGAVFVVELPIVD; translated from the coding sequence ATGTCGATACGGCGGGTCCTGTACGTGGGTGCCGAGGGACGCGAGGGGGTCGCGGGCCGCCTCGCCGACGCCGACGTCGAGGGGCGGACGGCGGCGACGGCCGCGGAGGCGCTCGATCGGCTGGCAGCGACGTCCGTCGACTGCGTCGTCGCGTCGTCGCCGCTCCCCGACGCGGACGGGATCGACTTCCTCGAACGCGTTCGGTCGGGCCACCCGCATCTCCCGTTCGTCCTCGCGCCCACGGACGGGTCGGAAGGCCTCGCCAGCGCGGCGATCGGTGCCGGCGTCACCGACTACGTGGCGGCTGACGGCGACCGCGAGCGCCTGGCCGAGGCGGTCGTAAACGCCATCGAGAGCGGTCGAGAGCGTCGGACCGAACGGGTCGCCGACCTCGTCAGAACGAGCCAGTCGGCGCTCGTGCGGGCGCGGACGGTCGAGGACATCGACGAGAAGGTGTGTACGGCCATCGACGACACGGAACCGTACGCCTTCGCCTGGATCGGCGCGTACGACGGGACCGACGGGCAGGTGACGCCCCGGTCGTCGGCCGGGGTCGAGGTGGACTGTCTCGAAACGATCGACCTAACGGCCGACGGCAGTCGGACGAACCGAGGGCCGGCGGAACGGGCGGTCGAGAGCCGGAGCGTCGAGACGGTCCGGGACGTCTCGACGACGCCGGAGTCCGAGCCGTGGCGGGACGCGGTCCTCGAACGGTCTTATCGCTCCAGCGCCGCGGTTCCACTGCTCCACGGCGACCGGCTCCACGGCGTGTTGAACGTCTACGCCGACCGGACGGCGGCGTTCGACGCGGGCGAGCGGGCGCTGCTGTCCGACCTCGGCGAGACCATCGGGCACGCGTACCACCGCGTCCGGATGCAGGAGCTGTACGACTCGCAGTACCGCCAGCTGTTCGAGGAGGCACCGGTAATGGTCGCGCTGACGCGGGACGGGGACGACGGGCCGGCCATCGAGGACTGCAACCGCCGGTTCGCGGCCAAGCTGGAGTGGACACGCGACGACCTCCGGGGACGCCCCTTGGCGGACGTATACACCGACGAGGCGTCGCGAAAACTCATCGACGAGGACGGCTACGAGCGGGCGCTGGCCGGCGAGTTCGTGACGACCGAGCGGACGCTCCGCACGCGCGGGGGGGACCGACTGGAGACGCTGTTGCAGGCGACGCCCCGGCGGAACACGGACGGCGACGTCGTGGGGACGAACGCCCTCTTCGTCGACCTGACGGAGCGAAAACGGGCGGCGGAAGTGCTCGATCAGGCCGAGGCGATGGAAGCCTCCATCGACGGCATCGGGATCATCGACGAGACCGGCGTGTTCGTCTACGCCAACCGGGCACACGCGGACATCTACGGCTACGAAGACGCCGACGCGTTCGTCGGTAGCTCCTGGCGGATGCTCTACGACGCCGACGAGATCGAACGGTTCGACGACGAGGTGATGCCGGCGGTTCGGGCGGGCGAGGAGTGGCGGGGCGAGGCGACGGGCGTCCGCGCCGACGGCAGTACCTTCCCGCAAGACCTCTCGCTCACTCCGCTCTCGGACGGCGGCTACGTCTGCGTCGTGCGCGACATCACCGAGCGAAAGCAGTACGAACGACGGCTGGAGGGGCAGCGCGACAACCTCGAAATCCTCAACCAGGTGGTGCGCCACGACATCCGCAACGACCTGCAGGTCGTCGTCGGCTACGCGACGATCCTGCGGGAGTTCGTCGACGACGAGGGGGGCGACCATCTCGAACAGTTGATCGCGAGCGGGCGCGACGCCGTCGAGATCACCAAGACGGCCGCCGACGTGGCCGAGGTGATGCTCAGCGCCACGGCGGAGACGAAACCCGTCGGGCTCAGATACGTCCTCACCGACCGGATCGACGAGGTCGGGGCGGCTCACGCGGACGCCATCCTGACGACCGAGGGAACGGTGCCGGACGTGACGGTTCCCGCCGACGACATGCTGGGATCGGCGTTCAAGAACCTGCTCACGAACGCCATCGTCCACAACGACGGGCCGGTGAAGCGGGTGACCGTCTCGGTGGCCGTCGCCGACGACGCCGTCGTCGTCCGGGTCGCCGACAACGGCCCCGGCATTCCCGACACTCGCAAGGACGCCATCTTCGAGGACGGCGAGAAGGGACTCGACAGCGAGGGGACCGGTCTCGGACTGTATCTCGTCGAGACGCTGGTCGACCGCTACGGCGGCGACGTATGGGTCGAGGACAACGAGCCGAGCGGTGCCGTGTTCGTCGTGGAACTGCCCATCGTCGACTGA